The DNA region CCGAGTGTTCGAGTCCCACCGGCAGCCAGGCGGCCTGCTGCGGGGGCAGCAGGTAGTGGCCCGCCGGCGTTTCGACCTCGACGACCCCGCCGATGGCGTACTCGATCTGGTGGACATCGTGCGAATGCCAGCCGGTCAGCAGCTTGTCGCCCTCATAGAGATAGCTGCCCGCCAGTGCCTGGCCGCCCCGGCGCAGGTCGATTTGAGGCGGCCTGGCCGAATCCGCACGATGTCTGTCCGATAGCGCAGAGACGGTCATGGTGATCCAGGGTACAAGTGGAGGCATGGGATGGCACCGCCCACCCAAAGCAGTGTCCGCACGTGGCTGAAGGAGACCGATGAACGTCGACGATTTGATCCTGGTGAGCATTGACGACCACGTGGTCGAACCGCCTGACATGTTCCTGAATCATGTCCCGGCCAAGTACAAAGCCGACGCGCCGATCGTCGTCACCGATGACAAGGGCGTCGACCAGTGGATGTATCAAGGTCGCCCGCAGGGGGTCAGTGGGCTCAACGCGGTGGTGTCGTGGCCACCGGAGGAGTGGGGCCGCGATCCCGCCGGCTTCGCCGAGATGCGGCCCGGTGTCTACGACGTCCACGAACGGGTCCGGGACATGAACCGCAACGGCATCCTGGCCTCGATGTGCTTCCCGACCTTCACCGGCTTCTCGGCGCGGCACCTCAACATGACCCGCGAGGACGTCACGCTGGTGATGGTGTCGGCGTACAACGACTGGCACATCGACGAATGGGCCGGTTCCTACCCGGACCGGTTCATCCCGATCGCGATCCTGCCGACCTGGACCCCCGAGGGCATGTGCGACGAGATCCGCCGGGTCGCCGCCAAGGGGTGCCGCGCGGTGACCATGCCCGAACTGCCCCACCTGGAGGGCCTGCCCAGCTACCACGACGAGGACTACTGGGGTCCGGTGTTCCGCACGCTCTCGGAGGAGAACGTGGTGATGTGCCTGCACATCGGCACCGGCTTCGGGGCCATCAGCATGGCGCCGAACGCCCCGATCGACAACCTGATCATCCTGGCCACCCAGGTTTCGGCGATGTGCGCGCAGGATCTGCTGTGGGGCCCGGCGATGCGCAACTA from Mycolicibacterium sp. MU0053 includes:
- a CDS encoding amidohydrolase family protein — translated: MNVDDLILVSIDDHVVEPPDMFLNHVPAKYKADAPIVVTDDKGVDQWMYQGRPQGVSGLNAVVSWPPEEWGRDPAGFAEMRPGVYDVHERVRDMNRNGILASMCFPTFTGFSARHLNMTREDVTLVMVSAYNDWHIDEWAGSYPDRFIPIAILPTWTPEGMCDEIRRVAAKGCRAVTMPELPHLEGLPSYHDEDYWGPVFRTLSEENVVMCLHIGTGFGAISMAPNAPIDNLIILATQVSAMCAQDLLWGPAMRNYPDLKFAFSEGGIGWIPFYLDRSDRHYTNQKWLRRDFGDKLPSDVFREHSLACYVTDKTSLKLRHEIGIDIIAWECDYPHSDCFWPDAPEQVLAELEAAGADDSDINKITWQNSCRFFGWDPFKLTPKEQATVAALRAQATDVDVSIRPRAEWARLYEQNRLTKA